A section of the Acipenser ruthenus chromosome 39, fAciRut3.2 maternal haplotype, whole genome shotgun sequence genome encodes:
- the LOC131707244 gene encoding uncharacterized protein LOC131707244, with protein MWAFKLTCTQPECLGHKLTGAGLYKTVRRVLSIDGWYDMATEYLECRQCKKKVAGWSGHVLNQLDPAHRSLFPAILTYRLSCDMRVLRLMRERTLGNSATQLYNTLCEQHSEAWMQRSLQYLAEFEPFLAQGIVQPNIIAPPPMLPVPRPRWLLRVYSYDVLSRLEEVKARVTSTFGSILKIDSTKKVTKKLAGAAAGTAAWSTNVGNEFGQVLMSVLTSHEGEGLLPMASGLMQRYQKAGEAPPKLLYVDRDCCSLGGVSKAAAMFPEWDQLVVRLDVWHLMRRFAAGCTTESHQLYGTFMGRLSASIFQWAEEDVALLMEAKRSELEGKRRVFGLTDAEVSRRISKKELALHCRRRTRGAEETARLLAELIETFDGEKGLDTMGIPLLDHDRIQAIRLVQRRHLQCIQDPPGVQLYTKIGQLKKGGVTLPVYRCARGSTSLESFHLHLNRFIPGTSASAMHFQAYLLEGLVRWNEDRAAAAVEGPRQILHSYSGSLQHALNRLSQKLLGCSLVEDFTKPGEYTGELIGVEYLYSQTGSVLQAVDLDPDAPDEAADEDLDVEDEGFEDDVDDEVEDPTITGLVHPLAVPSAPQVSVVPVDVSWPSLPRKHQRQASPRPSPRTSPRPSPRPSPQASPRALTPAGSPVRDPEESYGPDGAPGYQHVQRLASSLVSLRGLACLTEQKVDELIQLWSLLPKADKQRLTYPARHQDRLIQGRFKATKATSSVTPGTDSLKRCLLGQGSGPAQWPQTSRLVEAICIQLCRLHPSPTKSKGVRTSRWASILGDYSKVRELVLGSPRLMENTTLQLFELNQHTLSQWHNKRQKGQEHAVLQQGVAPPSASAVDPEPQQQPRPLLQEGMTYGHQPYVFPCPPNTAGQAKQRKHPGATAQTAVLGPSATPDHQLATQEEGRGGGEGRQHREEKV; from the exons ATGTGGGCATTCAAGCTGACGTGCACCCAGCCCGAGTGCCTCGGCCACAAGCTGACTGGCGCCGGGCTGTACAAGACCGTCCGGAGGGTCTTGAGCATTGACGGTTGGTACGACATGGCCACGGAGTACCTGGAGTGCCGTCAGTGCAAGAAGAAGGTGGCTGGCTGGTCCGGTCATGTGCTGAATCAGCTGGATCCAGCTCATCGGAGCCTCTTCCCGGCGATTCTCACGTACCG GCTGTCTTGCGACATGAGGGTGCTGAGGCTGATGCGGGAGCGCACTCTGGGAAACAGTGCCACCCAGCTGTACAATACGCTGTGCGAACAGCACAGCGAGGCCTGGATGCAGCGGTCCCTGCAGTACCTCGCCGAGTTCGAGCCCTTCCTGGCCCAGGGCATCGTGCAGCCTAACATCATCGCACCCCCTCCCATGCTGCCGGTGCCCAGACCCCGATGGCTGCTGAGAGTGTACAGCTACGACGTCCTCTCGCGGCTTGAAGAGGTCAAGGCCAGGGTCACCTCCACGTTCGGGTCCATCCTGAAAATTGACTCGACCAAGAAG GTGACAAAGAAGCTCGCGGGTGCTGCTGCCGGCACGGCTGCCTGGTCCACCAACGTGGGGAACGAGTTTGGGCAGGTCCTCATGTCCGTGCTGACCTCGCACGAGGGTGAGGGCCTGCTCCCCATGGCTAGCGGGCTGATGCAGCGGTACCAGAAAGCTGGCGAGGCTCCCCCTAAGCTCCTCTACGTGGACCGCGACTGCTGCTCCCTTGGCGGGGTGTCGAAGGCTGCTGCCATGTTCCCGGAGTGGGACCAGCTGGTTGTCCGGCTCGACGTGTGGCACCTGATGCGCCGGTTCGCAGCAGGCTGCACCACGGAGAGCCACCAGCTGTACGGCACCTTCATGGGGCGGCTGTCTGCCTCCATCTTTCAGTGGGCCGAGGAGGACGTTGCCCTGCTGATGGAGGCCAAGCGGTCGGAGCTCGAGGGGAAGCGGCGGGTGTTCGGCCTGACGGACGCCGAGGTCTCGCGCCGCATCTCCAAGAAGGAGCTGGCTCTCCACTGTCGCCGCCGGACTCGGGGAGCGGAGGAGACGGCACGGCTCTTGGCGGAGCTGATTGAGACCTTCGACGGCGAGAAGGGTCTGGACACGATGGGCATCCCGCTGCTGGACCACGACCGCATCCAGGCCATCAGGCTGGTGCAGAGACGTCACCTCCAATGCATCCAGGACCCCCCAGGTGTACAGCTGTACACCAAGATCGGGCAGCTCAAGAAGGGAGGCGTGACGCTTCCGGTCTACCGCTGCGCGCGCGGATCGACTTCCTTGGAGTCTTTCCATCTCCACCTCAACCGCTTCATCCCAG gtaCCAGTGCAAGTGCCATGCACTTTCAGGCGTACCTGCTGGAGGGGCTGGTGAGGTGGAATGAGGACCGCGCCGCAGCTGCAGTGGAGGGACCAAGACAGATCCTGCACAGCTACAGTGGCTCCCTGCAGCACGCCCTCAACAGATTGAGCCAGAAACTTCTTGGCTGCAGTCTGGTTGAGGATTTCACCAAGCCTGGCGAGTATACAG gcGAGCTTATCGGAGTTGAGTACCTGTACTCGCAGACAGGCAGCGTGCTGCAGGCCGTCGACTTGGATCCGGACGCTCCGGACGAGGCTGCAGATGAGGATCTGGACGTTGAGGATGAGGGGTTTGAGGATGACGTGGACGACGAGGTCGAGGACCCCACCATCACTGGCCTCGTTCACCCGCTGGCAGTGCCATCTGCGCCCCAAGTCTCAGTCGTTCCGGTCGACGTTTCGTGGCCTTCGTTGCCCCGGAAACACCAGCGCCAGGCGTCTCCTCGGCCGTCTCCCCGGACGTCTCCTCGGCCGTCTCCGCGGCCGTCTCCTCAGGCGTCTCCTCGGGCTCTCACTCCTGCTGGTTCACCTGTGAGAGATCCTGAG GAGTCATATGGACCTGATGGTGCCCCCGGGTACCAGCACGTCCAGCGCCTGGCCAGCAGTCTGGTGAGCCTGCGTGGCTTGGCCTGTCTGACAGAGCAGAAGGTAGATGAGCTGATTCAGCTGTGGAGTCTCCTCCCCAAGGCAGATAAGCAGCGTCTCACCTACCCTGCCCGTCACCAGGACAGGCTGATTCAGGGGCGATTCAAGGCAACGAAGGCCACCTCCTCTGTTACCCCAGGCACGGACAGCCTGAAACG GTGCCTGCTCGGACAGGGCTCGGGACCTGCCCAGTGGCCACAGACGAGCAGACTCGTCGAGGCCATCTGCATCCAGCTCTGCCGCCTCCACCCATCCCCCACCAAGTCCAAAGGTGTGAGGACTTCCCGATGGGCGTCTATCCTCGGCGACTACTCCAAAGTCCGAGAGCTGGTGCTGGGCAGCCCGAGGCTCATGGAGAACACCACCCTCCAGCTGTTCGAGTTGAATCAGCACACCCTTTCTCAATG GCACAACAAACGGCAGAAGGGGCAGGAGCACGCTGTCCTTCAACAGGGGGTGGCACCCCCTAGCGCCAGCGCAGTGGACCCAGAGCCTCAACAGCAGCCGCGCCCGCTGCTACAGGAGGGCATGACATACGGACACCAGCCGTATGTATTTCCATGCCCCCCAAACACTGCGGGTCAGGCAAAGCAGCGGAAACACCCTGGGGCCACAGCGCAGACCGCAGTCCTAGGCCCCTCGGCCACCCCT GACCACCAGCTGGCGACACAAGAAGAgggcagaggaggaggagaggggcgCCAACACCGGGAAGAGAAAGTATGA